In Cucurbita pepo subsp. pepo cultivar mu-cu-16 chromosome LG04, ASM280686v2, whole genome shotgun sequence, the following are encoded in one genomic region:
- the LOC111792140 gene encoding vacuolar protein sorting-associated protein 29, with protein sequence MVLVLALGDLHIPHRAPDLPEKFKSMLVPGKIQHIICTGNLCIKEVHDYLKTICPDLHITRGEYDEEMRYPETKTLTIGQFKLGLCHGHQVIPWGDLDSLAMMQRQLDVDILVTGHTHQFTAYKHEGGVVINPGSATGAYSSITYDVNPSFVLMDIDGLRVVVYVYELIDGEVKVDKIDFKKTTTTGH encoded by the exons ATGGTGTTGGTGTTGGCTTTGGGGGATTTGCATATACCACATAGAGCCCCTGACCTGCCGGAGAAGTTCAAGTCTATGCTTGTTCCTGGCAAGATTCAGCACATAATCTGCACCGGCAACCTTTGTATCAAA GAAGTTCACGACTACTTGAAAACTATTTGTCCTGATTTGCACATTACACGGGGCGAATATGATGAAGAAATGCGTTATCCAGAGACAAAAACTCTGACTATTGGACAATTTAAATTGGGACTGTGCCATGGGCATCAG GTTATTCCATGGGGAGACTTAGACTCGCTTGCCATGATGCAGAGGCAGCTAGACGTAGACATCCTTGTCACTGGTCATACCCATCAATTTACAGCTTACAAACATGAGGGAGGTGTCGTGATTAACCCCGGATCTGCAACAGGTGCGTATAGCAGCATCACCTATGACGTCAACCCGAGCTTTGTCCTCATGGACATCGATGGCCTTCGTGTTGTGGTCTACGTTTACGAACTCATCGATGGAGAGGTTAAGGTAGACAAGATTGATTTCAAGAAGACAACCACAACGGGTCATTGA
- the LOC111794038 gene encoding transcription factor ILI6-like has translation MSTRRSRSRQSGSSRITDDQINDLVSKLQQLLPEIRHRQSDKSSAAHVLQETCNYIRSLHREVDDLSERLAELLATSDTAQAAIIRSLLMQ, from the exons ATGTCCACTAGAAGATCCAGATCTAGGCAATCAGGCAGCTCGAGGATCACCGACGACCAAATTAACGACCTCGTTTCCAAGTTGCAGCAGCTTCTTCCCGAGATTCGCCACAGACAATCCGATAAG AGTTCAGCAGCACACGTGTTGCAAGAGACGTGTAACTACATAAGAAGCCTACACCGAGAGGTGGACGATCTAAGCGAGAGACTAGCGGAATTGTTGGCGACGTCGGATACGGCTCAAGCTGCCATTATTAGGAGTTTATTGATGCAATag
- the LOC111794060 gene encoding ABC transporter A family member 7-like isoform X2 — protein sequence MADHSVGPASFWTQANALLRKNLTYQKRNMMTNVRLILFPFLLCLLLVLIQSLIDNELDKPKYRCGCVCIDTNADGTCEEVCGVQYSTLEQAASCPIESPPEWPPLLQMPPPEFRAVRTSFNPFMDLPDESCRRTGTCPATVLFTGTNQSLGEILVGSMFTNSFNLDSNNVSDSLAFNVVGSSTMTENNNFLEPAFASNLPLYNVQLQCTGNTSRTVSVPVLSVEKPQEVICAQGLHLWRNSASVVNDEMYKGFHKGNSEGKVNEILAGFDFLNSNANSFNVSVWYNSSFKNDSGNFPPALLRVPRSVNLATNAYLKNLVGPGTEIPFEFVKEMPKAGSKLRLDLSSLLGTLFFTWVVLQLFPVVLTSLVYEKQQKLRIMMKMHGLGDGPYWLISYAYFLTISAIYMLCFVIFGSVIGLKIFTLNDYSIQVVFYFLYINVQISLAFLTAAWFTNVKTAAVIAYILVFGTGLLGGFLFQFFLEDPSFPNAWIIVLELYPGFALYRGLYEFAQYSFNGNFMGTDGMRWGNLSDEFNGMRDVMIIMVVEWLLVFLVAYYVDQISSSGGGKSPLFFLRRFRKKAAASFRLPSLRKQGSKVFVQMEQPDVIQEREKVEQLILEPDTSHAIVCDNLKKVYPGRDGNPEKFAVKGLSLAVPRGECFGMLGPNGAGKTSFISMMIGLTKPSAGTAFVQGLDIQNDMDMIYTNMGVCPQHDLLWEQLTGREHLLFYGRLKNLRGSALTEAVEESLKGVNLYHGGVADKQAGKYSGGMKRRLSVAISLIGDPKVVYMDEPSTGLDPASRNSLWNVVKRAKRDRAIILTTHSMEEAEVLCDRLGIFVDGSLQCIGNPKELKGRYGGSYVFTMTTSANHDVDVEDMVKHLSPGASKIYHISGTQKFELPKHEVRIADVFQAVENAKSRFAVFAWGLADTTLEDVFIKVARGAQSFNVLS from the exons ATGGCGGATCATTCTGTTGGTCCCGCCAGTTTCTGGACTCAAGCCAATGCTCTGCTCAGGAAGAACTTGACTTATCAG AAACGTAATATGATGACGAATGTTCGGCTGATTTTGTTCCCGTTTCTCCTGTGTTTGTTACTTGTACTCATTCAATCATTAATCGACAATGAATTGGACAAGCCCAAATACAGATGTGGTTGTGTATGCATTGATACTAATGCAGATGGTACCTGTGAAGAAGTTTGTGGAGTTCAATATTCAACTTTGGAACAAGCTGCCAGTTGCCCAATTGAAAGCCCACCCGAATGGCCTCCTTTGTTGCAAATGCCACCTCCCGAGTTTCGTGCAGTTAGAACCAGTTTTAATCCATTTATGGACTTACCGGACGAGTCGTGCAGGCGAACGGGGACGTGTCCGGCAACTGTACTTTTCACTGGAACTAATCAATCTCTTGGAGAAA TTCTGGTTGGAAGCATGTTCACAAATTCATTCAATCTGGATTCAAACAATGTTTCAGATAGTCTAGCTTTTAATGTGGTG GGCTCTAGCACGATGAcagaaaataacaattttctGGAGCCAGCTTTTGCTTCAAACCTTCCTTTGTATAATGTGCAACTGCAGTGCACGGGAAACACTTCTCGGACTGTTTCTGTTCCTGTTTTGTCGGTCGAAAAGCCACAAG AGGTTATATGTGCTCAAGGCTTACATTTGTGGCGCAACAGTGCATCTGTGGTCAATGATGAAATGTATAAAGGATTTCATAAGGGAAATTCAGAGGGGAAAGTTAATGAAATCCTTGCAG GTTTTGATTTCTTAAACTCAAATGCAAATAGCTTTAATGTGAGCGTTTGGTATAATTCAAGTTTCAAAAACGACTCTGGGAATTTTCCTCCGGCATTACTGCGTGTTCCACGCTCGGTGAATCTG GCAACCAATGCCTACCTTAAAAATTTGGTAGGACCAGGTACAGAAATTCCTTTCGAGTTCGTCAAAGAAATGCCAAAGGCGGGATCCAAGCTCAGGCTCGATCTATCCTCTTTGCTTGGCACTCTTTTCTTTACCTGGGTCGTTCTGCAGCTTTTCCCT GTTGTATTGACATCATTGGTTTACGAGAAGCAACAGAAGCTGAGAATCATGATGAAAATGCACGGCCTTGGCGATGGGCCTTATTGGTTGATCTCTTATGCATATTTCCTTACAATATCTGCCATTTACATGCTATGCTTTGTGATATTCGGCTCAGTTATTG GGCTAAAAATTTTCACCTTGAACGACTACAGCATCCAAGTTGTGTTTTATTTCCTCTATATAAACGTGCAAATCTCTTTGGCTTTCTTAACTGCAGCATGGTTCACAAATGTAAAGACTGCTGCAG TCATAGCTTACATACTCGTGTTCGGAACGGGGCTCTTAGGTGGCTTCCTTTTTCAGTTTTTCCTTGAAGACCCATCATTTCCAA ATGCCTGGATCATAGTATTGGAGTTATACCCTGGCTTCGCTCTGTATCGTGGATTATACGAGTTTGCACAGTATTCCTTCAATGGAAACTTTATGGGGACTGATGGAATGCGATGGGGGAACTTGAGCGACGAATTTAACGGGATGCGAGATGTGATGATTATCATGGTTGTAGAGtggttgttggtatttttGGTTGCATATTATGTAGATCAAATTTCATCCTCTGGTGGTGGGAAAAGTCCTCTATTTTTCTTGAGAAGGTTTCGGAAAAAAGCTGCGGCATCGTTTCGGTTGCCAAGTTTGCGAAAGCAAGGTTCTAAAGTCTTCGTTCAGATGGAACAACCGGATGTCATTCAGGAG AGGGAGAAGGTTGAACAGTTAATACTCGAACCAGATACGAGCCACGCCATTGTGTGTGACAACCTCAAAAAGGTCTATCCAGGAAGAGATGGAAATCCTGAGAAGTTTGCTGTAAAAGGTTTATCTCTTGCTGTTCCTCGAGGGGAGTGCTTCGGCATGCTCGGTCCCAATGGTGCAGGAAAAACCTCATTTATCAGTATG ATGATTGGCCTCACAAAGCCGAGTGCTGGCACGGCGTTTGTCCAAGGTCTGGATATACAAAACGATATGGATATGATATATACCAACATGGGTGTATGTCCACAGCATGA CCTGCTATGGGAACAACTCACAGGAAGAGAGCACCTACTTTTCTATGGTAGACTTAAGAATCTACGAGGCTCCGCACTAACTGAA GCAGTGGAAGAGTCTTTGAAGGGTGTCAATCTGTATCACGGAGGAGTTGCTGATAAACAAGCTGGGAAGTACAGTGGGGGAATGAAGAGGAGGCTCAGTGTTGCTATTTCACTAATTGGAGACCCCAAA GTCGTTTACATGGACGAACCGAGCACTGGGCTTGATCCAGCTTCAAGAAACAGTTTATGGAATGTGGTGAAGCGCGCAAAGCGAGATCGAGCTATAATTCTTACCA CACATTCCATGGAGGAAGCAGAAGTCCTCTGCGACCGATTGGGAATCTTCGTAGATGGAAGCTTGCAGTGCATAGGAAATCCTAAAGAG CTCAAAGGTAGATATGGAGGATCTTACGTATTCACGATGACTACATCTGCGAATCACGACGTCGATGTCGAGGATATGGTAAAGCATCTGTCTCCCGGTGCTAGTAAGATCTACCACATTTCTGGAACTCAGAAATTTGAACTGCCGAAACACGAAGTCCGAATCGCTGACGTGTTTCAAGCAGTTGAAAATGCAAAGAGTAGGTTCGCCGTCTTTGCTTGGGGTCTGGCTGACACAACATTAGAGGATGTCTTTATTAAGGTTGCACGAGGAGCACAGTCGTTCAATGTTCTTTCATGA
- the LOC111794060 gene encoding ABC transporter A family member 7-like isoform X1 yields the protein MADHSVGPASFWTQANALLRKNLTYQKRNMMTNVRLILFPFLLCLLLVLIQSLIDNELDKPKYRCGCVCIDTNADGTCEEVCGVQYSTLEQAASCPIESPPEWPPLLQMPPPEFRAVRTSFNPFMDLPDESCRRTGTCPATVLFTGTNQSLGEILVGSMFTNSFNLDSNNVSDSLAFNVVGSSTMTENNNFLEPAFASNLPLYNVQLQCTGNTSRTVSVPVLSVEKPQEVICAQGLHLWRNSASVVNDEMYKGFHKGNSEGKVNEILAGFDFLNSNANSFNVSVWYNSSFKNDSGNFPPALLRVPRSVNLATNAYLKNLVGPGTEIPFEFVKEMPKAGSKLRLDLSSLLGTLFFTWVVLQLFPVVLTSLVYEKQQKLRIMMKMHGLGDGPYWLISYAYFLTISAIYMLCFVIFGSVIGLKIFTLNDYSIQVVFYFLYINVQISLAFLTAAWFTNVKTAAVIAYILVFGTGLLGGFLFQFFLEDPSFPNAWIIVLELYPGFALYRGLYEFAQYSFNGNFMGTDGMRWGNLSDEFNGMRDVMIIMVVEWLLVFLVAYYVDQISSSGGGKSPLFFLRRFRKKAAASFRLPSLRKQGSKVFVQMEQPDVIQEREKVEQLILEPDTSHAIVCDNLKKVYPGRDGNPEKFAVKGLSLAVPRGECFGMLGPNGAGKTSFISMMIGLTKPSAGTAFVQGLDIQNDMDMIYTNMGVCPQHDLLWEQLTGREHLLFYGRLKNLRGSALTEAVEESLKGVNLYHGGVADKQAGKYSGGMKRRLSVAISLIGDPKVVYMDEPSTGLDPASRNSLWNVVKRAKRDRAIILTTHSMEEAEVLCDRLGIFVDGSLQCIGNPKEVLRIMSQKLQNPQTYLIGFTDMTLDTYLNCLFQLKGRYGGSYVFTMTTSANHDVDVEDMVKHLSPGASKIYHISGTQKFELPKHEVRIADVFQAVENAKSRFAVFAWGLADTTLEDVFIKVARGAQSFNVLS from the exons ATGGCGGATCATTCTGTTGGTCCCGCCAGTTTCTGGACTCAAGCCAATGCTCTGCTCAGGAAGAACTTGACTTATCAG AAACGTAATATGATGACGAATGTTCGGCTGATTTTGTTCCCGTTTCTCCTGTGTTTGTTACTTGTACTCATTCAATCATTAATCGACAATGAATTGGACAAGCCCAAATACAGATGTGGTTGTGTATGCATTGATACTAATGCAGATGGTACCTGTGAAGAAGTTTGTGGAGTTCAATATTCAACTTTGGAACAAGCTGCCAGTTGCCCAATTGAAAGCCCACCCGAATGGCCTCCTTTGTTGCAAATGCCACCTCCCGAGTTTCGTGCAGTTAGAACCAGTTTTAATCCATTTATGGACTTACCGGACGAGTCGTGCAGGCGAACGGGGACGTGTCCGGCAACTGTACTTTTCACTGGAACTAATCAATCTCTTGGAGAAA TTCTGGTTGGAAGCATGTTCACAAATTCATTCAATCTGGATTCAAACAATGTTTCAGATAGTCTAGCTTTTAATGTGGTG GGCTCTAGCACGATGAcagaaaataacaattttctGGAGCCAGCTTTTGCTTCAAACCTTCCTTTGTATAATGTGCAACTGCAGTGCACGGGAAACACTTCTCGGACTGTTTCTGTTCCTGTTTTGTCGGTCGAAAAGCCACAAG AGGTTATATGTGCTCAAGGCTTACATTTGTGGCGCAACAGTGCATCTGTGGTCAATGATGAAATGTATAAAGGATTTCATAAGGGAAATTCAGAGGGGAAAGTTAATGAAATCCTTGCAG GTTTTGATTTCTTAAACTCAAATGCAAATAGCTTTAATGTGAGCGTTTGGTATAATTCAAGTTTCAAAAACGACTCTGGGAATTTTCCTCCGGCATTACTGCGTGTTCCACGCTCGGTGAATCTG GCAACCAATGCCTACCTTAAAAATTTGGTAGGACCAGGTACAGAAATTCCTTTCGAGTTCGTCAAAGAAATGCCAAAGGCGGGATCCAAGCTCAGGCTCGATCTATCCTCTTTGCTTGGCACTCTTTTCTTTACCTGGGTCGTTCTGCAGCTTTTCCCT GTTGTATTGACATCATTGGTTTACGAGAAGCAACAGAAGCTGAGAATCATGATGAAAATGCACGGCCTTGGCGATGGGCCTTATTGGTTGATCTCTTATGCATATTTCCTTACAATATCTGCCATTTACATGCTATGCTTTGTGATATTCGGCTCAGTTATTG GGCTAAAAATTTTCACCTTGAACGACTACAGCATCCAAGTTGTGTTTTATTTCCTCTATATAAACGTGCAAATCTCTTTGGCTTTCTTAACTGCAGCATGGTTCACAAATGTAAAGACTGCTGCAG TCATAGCTTACATACTCGTGTTCGGAACGGGGCTCTTAGGTGGCTTCCTTTTTCAGTTTTTCCTTGAAGACCCATCATTTCCAA ATGCCTGGATCATAGTATTGGAGTTATACCCTGGCTTCGCTCTGTATCGTGGATTATACGAGTTTGCACAGTATTCCTTCAATGGAAACTTTATGGGGACTGATGGAATGCGATGGGGGAACTTGAGCGACGAATTTAACGGGATGCGAGATGTGATGATTATCATGGTTGTAGAGtggttgttggtatttttGGTTGCATATTATGTAGATCAAATTTCATCCTCTGGTGGTGGGAAAAGTCCTCTATTTTTCTTGAGAAGGTTTCGGAAAAAAGCTGCGGCATCGTTTCGGTTGCCAAGTTTGCGAAAGCAAGGTTCTAAAGTCTTCGTTCAGATGGAACAACCGGATGTCATTCAGGAG AGGGAGAAGGTTGAACAGTTAATACTCGAACCAGATACGAGCCACGCCATTGTGTGTGACAACCTCAAAAAGGTCTATCCAGGAAGAGATGGAAATCCTGAGAAGTTTGCTGTAAAAGGTTTATCTCTTGCTGTTCCTCGAGGGGAGTGCTTCGGCATGCTCGGTCCCAATGGTGCAGGAAAAACCTCATTTATCAGTATG ATGATTGGCCTCACAAAGCCGAGTGCTGGCACGGCGTTTGTCCAAGGTCTGGATATACAAAACGATATGGATATGATATATACCAACATGGGTGTATGTCCACAGCATGA CCTGCTATGGGAACAACTCACAGGAAGAGAGCACCTACTTTTCTATGGTAGACTTAAGAATCTACGAGGCTCCGCACTAACTGAA GCAGTGGAAGAGTCTTTGAAGGGTGTCAATCTGTATCACGGAGGAGTTGCTGATAAACAAGCTGGGAAGTACAGTGGGGGAATGAAGAGGAGGCTCAGTGTTGCTATTTCACTAATTGGAGACCCCAAA GTCGTTTACATGGACGAACCGAGCACTGGGCTTGATCCAGCTTCAAGAAACAGTTTATGGAATGTGGTGAAGCGCGCAAAGCGAGATCGAGCTATAATTCTTACCA CACATTCCATGGAGGAAGCAGAAGTCCTCTGCGACCGATTGGGAATCTTCGTAGATGGAAGCTTGCAGTGCATAGGAAATCCTAAAGAGGTACTTAGAATAATGTCCCAAAAGCTTCAAAATCCTCAAACCTATCTGATTGGCTTTACTGACATGACTCTTGATACGTACTTGAATTGTCTTTTCCAGCTCAAAGGTAGATATGGAGGATCTTACGTATTCACGATGACTACATCTGCGAATCACGACGTCGATGTCGAGGATATGGTAAAGCATCTGTCTCCCGGTGCTAGTAAGATCTACCACATTTCTGGAACTCAGAAATTTGAACTGCCGAAACACGAAGTCCGAATCGCTGACGTGTTTCAAGCAGTTGAAAATGCAAAGAGTAGGTTCGCCGTCTTTGCTTGGGGTCTGGCTGACACAACATTAGAGGATGTCTTTATTAAGGTTGCACGAGGAGCACAGTCGTTCAATGTTCTTTCATGA
- the LOC111794061 gene encoding ABC transporter A family member 2-like, whose product MELRSGFPLLLQQYQALFKKNLLLSWRSKRATFLQLFSSLFFIFLIFCIQKAIEARFSSSTALNDVRNPELLANPPIPPCEDKYYIKLPCYDFVFSGSSSAKVRSIVGAIMANNPGRPIPPDKVRSFGTPAEVDRWLLNNPMTCPGALHFTERNGTVISYGIQTNSTAVARRGHYEDPTFKFQIPLQIAAEREIARSLIGVPNFSWVINFMEFAHPPVDNFSAVNTVGPTFFLAIAMFGFVLQISSLITEKELKLRQAMTMMGLYDTAYWLSWLTWEGITTLIASLLTVLFGMMFQFDFFSKNNFAIVFLVFFLFQLNMVGFAFMLSAFISKSSSSTTVGFSIFIVGFLTQLVTAFGFPYSNDFSKFFQVIWSLFPPNLLAKALSLLSDATSTPGDSGISWSRRTECAPNDTECVITINDIYLWLVGTFFLWVFLAIYLDNIIPNAAGVRKSVFYFLRPGYWTGKGGSKVEEGGICSCFGSLPALEPITPDDEDVLEEENTVKRQLSEGIVDSNVAVQIRGLAKTYPGAWKGNSFCCCKCKKTPPYHAVRGLWVNFAKDQLFCLLGPNGAGKTTAINCLTGITPVTGGDASIYGYSVRDSVGMANIRRIIGVCPQFDILWDVLSGQEHLHLFATIKGLPPSSIKSIAEKSLEEVRLTQSAKTRAGSYSGGMKRRLSVAIALIGDPKLVILDEPTTGMDPITRRHVWDIIEGAKRGRAILLTTHSMEEADILSDRIGIMAKGRLRCIGTSIRLKSRFGAGFVANVSFANSNGGQTPPNGNGVLITPTGHEEIKHFFKSRLDILPKEEHKSFLTYIIPHDREKLLTRFFDELEERKGELGISDIQLSLTTLEEVFLNIAKQAELESAAADGTMVSLTLTTSGHTVEIPVGSRFVGIPGTETAENPSGIMVEVYWEQDDSGTLCISGHSEELPVPPNVQPLASLRSLSLRSASQRRRFGERGPVHGIVYDPEQAAAYNSR is encoded by the exons ATGGAATTAAGAAGCGGATTTCCGCTTCTTCTTCAGCAATACCAGGCGCTGTTCAAGAAGAATCTCTTGCTTTCATGGCGGAGCAAGAGGGCTACTTTTCTCCAGctattttcctctctctttttcataTTCCTCATTTTTTGTATTCAGAAAGCTATTGAGGCTCGCTTTAGCTCTTCAACTGCCTTGAACGATGTTCGCAATCCGGAACTTCTGGCTAACCCTCCGATTCCGCCTTGCGAGGATAAGTACTACATCAAGCTTCCTTGTTATGATTTCGTGTTTAGCGGCAGCTCCAGCGCCAAGGTTCGCAGCATTGTCGGCGCTATTATGGCCAATAATCCCGGCCGACCGATTCCTCCGGATAAG GTACGATCATTTGGTACACCTGCTGAAGTAGATCGATGGCTTTTAAACAACCCTATGACTTGCCCTGGTGCCTTGCATTTCACTGAAAGAAATGGAACTGTGATTAGTTATGGTATACAAACTAATTCTACCGCTGTGGCAAGGAGAGGACACTACGAAGACCCCAcgtttaaatttcaaattccgCTCCAGATAGCTGCAGAACGTGAAATTGCTCGATCTTTGATTGGGG TTCCCAACTTTAGCTGGGTTATCAACTTCATGGAATTTGCACACCCTCCAGTGGACAATTTCTCTGCAGTGAATACTGTTGGACCAACATTTTTCCTAGCCATTGCTATGTTTGGCTTTGTACTTCAAATTAGTTCCTTGATCACAGAAAAAGAGCTCAAACTTCGCCAG GCAATGACAATGATGGGTCTGTATGATACTGCATATTGGCTGTCGTGGCTCACATGGGAAGGAATTACCACGCTCATTGCATCTCTTTTAACTGTTCTGTTTGGAATGATGTTTcagtttgattttttctctaaaaacaACTTTGCGATCGTGTTTCTCgtctttttcctcttccaaCTCAATATG GTTGGATTTGCTTTTATGCTATCAGCCTTTATAAGCAAGTCGTCTTCATCCACTACTGTGGGTTTCTCCATCTTTATTGTTGGATTTCTCACTCAG CTTGTCACAGCATTTGGATTTCCTTATTCAAACgacttctcaaaattttttcAAGTCATCTGGTCCTTGTTCCCGCCCAACCTTCTTGCAAAAGCTCTTTCTCTGCTCTCTGATGCCACTTCCACCCCAGGAGATTCAGGAATCAGCTGGAGTAGACGCACAGAGTGTGCCCCAAATGATACCGAGTGTGTCATAACTATA aatgatatttatttatggctTGTGGGAACATTCTTCTTATGGGTTTTCTTGGCCATCTACCTCGACAACATCATCCCAAATGCCGCTGGTGTGAGAAAGTCAGTCTTTTACTTTTTGAGACCAGGATATTGGACAGGGAAAGGAGGAAGTAAAGTTGAAG AGGGTGGCATCTGCAGTTGCTTTGGTTCACTTCCAGCATTGGAACCGATAACTCCAGATGATGAAGATGTCCTTGAAGAGGAAAACACAGTGAAACGACAACTTTCAGAAGGAATAGTGGATTCAAATGTTGCGGTTCAAATACGTGGCCTTGCAAAGACATATCCTGGAGCTTGGAAGGGCAACTCATTTTGCTGCTGTAAATGCAAGAAAACTCCTCCTTACCATGCTGTCAGG gGCTTATGGGTGAACTTTGCTAAGGATCAACTATTTTGTCTTCTTGGACCAAATGGTGCTGGGAAAACCACAGCAATCAATTGTTTGACTGGGATTACACCGGTGACTGGTGGAGATG CATCAATATATGGATATTCTGTTCGTGACTCTGTTGGCATGGCAAACATTCGGAGAATTATTGGTGTTTGTCCACAG TTTGATATACTGTGGGATGTCTTGTCTGGGCAAGAACACCTCCATCTTTTTGCTACAATAAAAGGCCTTCCACCATCTTCTATAAAATCG ATTGCTGAGAAGTCGTTGGAAGAAGTAAGACTCACTCAGTCTGCAAAGACAAGAGCTGGTAGTTACAGTGGGGGAATGAAACGTCGATTAAGTGTTGCCATAGCTCTTATTGGTGATCCGAAGTTGGTCATCTTAGATGAACCG ACAACTGGAATGGATCCAATAACAAGGAGGCACGTATGGGATATCATTGAGGGTGCAAAGAGAGGACGTGCCATTCTTTTGACAACACATTCCATGGAAGAGGCTGACATCTTAAGTGACCGCATTGGAATCATGGCAAAGGGAAGGCTCCGCTGCATTGGAACCTCAATCAGGTTGAAGTCAAGATTTGGTGCTGGCTTTGTTGCGAATGTTAGTTTTGCCAATAGCAACGGCGGACAGACTCCTCCTAATGGTAATGGGGTATTGATTACCCCAACTGGCCATGAAGAAATTAAGCACTTCTTCAAATCT CGCTTGGATATTCTACCCAAGGAAGAGCACAAATCTTTTCTAACTTACATCATTCCTCATGACAGAGAAAAGCTTCTGACG AGGTTCTTTGATGAACttgaagagagaaagggagagcTTGGAATATCTGATATCCAACTCAGTCTTACTACCCTTGAAGAAGTATTCTTGAACATTGCAAAACAGGCAGAGTTGGAAAGTGCTGCAGCTGATGGAACTATGGTGTCTCTGACTCTAACAACATCTGGCCACACTGTTGAG ATACCAGTAGGATCAAGATTTGTGGGAATTCCAGGGACAGAGACAGCAGAGAACCCAAGCGGGATAATGGTAGAAGTTTACTGGGAACAAGATGATTCAGGTACTCTCTGCATATCCGGTCACTCCGAAGAACTGCCAGTGCCCCCTAACGTACAGCCGTTAGCTTCCCTAAGATCCCTCTCTTTGAGATCAGCTTCACAGAGACGTCGTTTTGGAGAGAGAGGCCCAGTCCATGGCATTGTTTATGACCCTGAACAAGCAGCTGCTTATAATTCTCGTTGA